One window of the Pseudomonadota bacterium genome contains the following:
- a CDS encoding DUF4124 domain-containing protein, producing the protein MLAQLSAAATLSGLFTVTGPVCAAEVYKWRDADGHLHFGDRPPAAQSHAESVTIRSAAPAAANEHSQERLKQVLDGYAKEREAREASRAAALAEDEQREQACMRAKARRQTAERVNVMYEYTPQGERRVLGEAEHKQVIDKAREAVADSCDQP; encoded by the coding sequence TTGCTGGCACAGCTGAGTGCAGCGGCCACGCTATCCGGCTTGTTCACGGTGACTGGCCCCGTCTGTGCCGCCGAGGTCTACAAATGGCGGGATGCCGATGGCCACCTGCATTTCGGCGACCGCCCGCCCGCGGCCCAATCCCATGCCGAGAGCGTGACCATACGGAGCGCGGCGCCGGCGGCCGCTAATGAGCACAGCCAGGAGCGGCTCAAGCAGGTACTCGACGGCTATGCGAAGGAGCGCGAGGCGCGCGAGGCATCCCGCGCCGCCGCGCTGGCGGAAGACGAGCAACGCGAACAGGCCTGCATGCGCGCCAAGGCGCGGCGGCAAACCGCGGAGCGCGTCAACGTGATGTACGAGTACACGCCGCAGGGCGAGCGCAGGGTGCTGGGCGAAGCCGAGCACAAACAAGTGATAGACAAAGCGCGCGAGGCCGTCGCCGACTCCTGCGATCAGCCTTAA
- a CDS encoding CHASE2 domain-containing protein, translating to MNKAFWKSDWFVGAALSFVFFIAWWGRAPVLESIERDAYDLGVKVSSRDPGDKVVVVAIDDKSIQNIGRWPWSRKVHAAMIDKLTAAGTKTIGSTIFYSEPEVPPGLDWIREFRSETEKLAQAGASVDALNAKFSAAELALDTDTVLGNSFKQAGNVVLGMQFTPGEPVGKPDKALPDYVLHNAIKEDKVVDPTGDFPMPIQTILANSPIPVIGGAARGIGHLLTPPDVDGGIRFEPLVVEYYGAFYPSQSLMVAAAYHNLKAEDIKVNLGDSVQLGNLEIKTDLNLNMNTFFYGKRQGDRPPFDVYSFYDVQQGAVPMENFKDKIVLIGATAFGVGSTLYTPLGDVSGPVLIMAHTVASILNENFFVSPSWASLTELLILALVAGYLIALLPKLNAGPAALISLGLFVVVFATEIGLMASQAIWLKLMGAATLLVIGHVLLTTKRFLVTEATKRRLDYDSAQSNKQLALKFQKEGELDMALEYFRRCPVDESLLEAVYILAGDFERKRQFNKAGAAYEYIAAKDPNFRDIRNKVNRAKQLNDTVIIGGSAAAASAASTMLLDGSISKPMLGRYEVEKELGKGAMGVVYLGKDPKINRVVAIKTMALSQEFDANELTEVKERFFREAETAGRLDQPNIVRIYDVGEEHDLAYIAMEFLAGHDLARYTKPDTLLPLPTVMGIIFKAAMALDYAHKHNVVHRDIKPANIMYEPDSKQVKLTDFGIARITDSSKTKTGMVLGTPSYMSPEQLSGKKVDGRSDLFSLGVMFYQMITGKLPFQGDSMATLMYKIANEAHIEVTSLRPELAKQRPCVSAIIDRALEKDPTKRYQTGADMARDIQRCAKQTQSA from the coding sequence ATGAATAAAGCGTTCTGGAAATCCGACTGGTTTGTCGGCGCCGCCCTGTCCTTCGTGTTTTTCATCGCCTGGTGGGGGCGTGCGCCTGTGCTGGAAAGCATAGAACGGGACGCCTACGACCTTGGCGTCAAGGTCTCGTCACGCGATCCCGGCGACAAGGTCGTGGTGGTCGCCATCGACGACAAGAGCATCCAGAACATCGGCCGCTGGCCGTGGTCGCGCAAGGTCCACGCCGCGATGATCGATAAGCTCACGGCCGCCGGCACCAAGACCATCGGCTCGACCATTTTCTATTCCGAGCCGGAAGTACCGCCGGGCCTCGACTGGATACGAGAATTCCGTTCCGAGACCGAGAAGCTGGCCCAGGCCGGTGCCTCGGTCGACGCGCTCAACGCAAAATTCTCCGCCGCCGAACTCGCGCTCGACACCGACACGGTGCTCGGCAATTCGTTCAAGCAGGCCGGCAACGTCGTACTCGGCATGCAGTTCACACCGGGCGAGCCAGTTGGCAAGCCGGACAAGGCCTTGCCCGATTACGTGCTGCACAACGCCATCAAGGAAGACAAGGTCGTCGACCCGACCGGCGACTTCCCGATGCCCATCCAGACCATCCTCGCCAATTCGCCGATCCCGGTCATCGGTGGCGCAGCGCGCGGCATCGGCCACCTGTTGACGCCACCCGACGTCGACGGCGGTATCCGTTTCGAACCCTTGGTGGTCGAGTATTACGGCGCGTTCTACCCGTCACAGTCTTTGATGGTCGCGGCCGCCTACCACAACCTCAAGGCCGAAGACATCAAGGTCAATCTCGGCGACAGCGTTCAGCTCGGCAATCTCGAGATCAAGACCGATCTGAATCTCAACATGAACACCTTCTTCTACGGCAAGCGCCAGGGCGACCGGCCGCCGTTCGACGTGTACTCCTTCTACGACGTCCAGCAGGGCGCCGTGCCGATGGAAAACTTCAAGGACAAAATCGTCCTGATCGGCGCCACCGCTTTCGGCGTCGGCTCGACGCTCTACACGCCACTCGGCGACGTCAGCGGCCCGGTGCTGATCATGGCGCACACCGTCGCCAGCATCCTCAACGAGAACTTCTTCGTCTCACCCTCGTGGGCGTCCTTGACGGAACTGCTGATCCTGGCCCTGGTCGCGGGTTACCTCATAGCCTTGCTGCCCAAACTGAATGCCGGCCCGGCGGCGCTCATCAGCCTCGGCCTGTTCGTGGTGGTATTCGCGACCGAGATTGGCCTCATGGCGTCGCAGGCCATCTGGCTCAAGCTCATGGGCGCGGCGACCCTGCTGGTGATTGGCCATGTGTTGCTCACCACCAAGCGTTTCCTGGTCACGGAGGCGACCAAGCGGCGTCTCGATTACGACTCGGCGCAGAGCAACAAGCAGCTCGCGCTCAAGTTCCAGAAGGAAGGCGAGCTCGACATGGCGCTGGAGTATTTCCGTCGCTGCCCGGTGGACGAGAGCCTGCTGGAAGCGGTGTACATCCTGGCCGGAGATTTCGAGCGCAAGCGCCAGTTCAACAAGGCCGGCGCGGCCTACGAGTACATCGCCGCCAAGGACCCGAACTTCCGCGACATCCGCAACAAGGTCAATCGCGCCAAGCAGCTCAACGACACCGTCATCATCGGCGGCTCGGCGGCGGCGGCCTCGGCCGCCAGCACCATGTTGCTCGATGGCAGCATCTCCAAGCCCATGCTCGGCCGCTACGAAGTCGAGAAGGAGCTCGGCAAGGGCGCGATGGGCGTCGTGTATCTCGGCAAGGATCCCAAGATCAACCGCGTGGTGGCGATCAAGACCATGGCGCTGTCGCAGGAATTCGACGCCAACGAACTGACCGAAGTGAAGGAACGCTTCTTCCGCGAAGCGGAGACCGCCGGCCGTCTCGACCAGCCCAACATCGTGCGCATCTACGACGTCGGCGAGGAACACGATCTGGCCTATATCGCCATGGAGTTCCTGGCCGGGCACGATCTGGCGCGCTACACCAAGCCCGACACCCTGCTGCCATTGCCGACGGTCATGGGCATCATCTTCAAGGCCGCCATGGCGCTCGATTACGCGCACAAGCACAACGTCGTGCATCGTGACATCAAGCCGGCCAACATCATGTACGAGCCCGACTCCAAGCAGGTCAAGTTGACCGACTTCGGTATCGCGCGCATCACGGATTCGAGCAAGACCAAGACCGGCATGGTGCTCGGCACGCCGTCGTACATGTCACCCGAACAGCTGTCGGGCAAGAAGGTCGACGGCCGCTCGGACCTGTTCTCGCTGGGGGTGATGTTCTACCAGATGATCACCGGCAAGCTGCCCTTCCAGGGGGATTCGATGGCGACCCTCATGTACAAGATTGCCAACGAAGCGCATATCGAAGTCACCAGCCTGCGGCCGGAACTGGCCAAGCAGCGGCCCTGCGTATCGGCCATCATCGACCGCGCCTTGGAGAAGGATCCGACCAAGCGCTACCAGACCGGCGCGGACATGGCGCGCGACATTCAACGCTGCGCCAAACAAACCCAGTCAGCCTGA